A single genomic interval of Saccharospirillum mangrovi harbors:
- a CDS encoding FAD:protein FMN transferase: protein MGSPCELVFDSADELTTSERQSLLAGRAEALRIEQTYSRYRPDSALSRLNQSQGRAIKVDAEMALLLDFADQCYRLSDGLFDVTAGALRAVWKFGSDGQTQMPSPDAVAALLPRVGWHRLRWQTPVLELPAGMEIDLGGLAKEYAVDRVVALLQSQLTRACLVNFGGDLRVSGPRANAQPWVLGVEQPDDVRRAAAVIGLNQGALATSGDTRRFFEHQGQRYGHILNPKTGWPVIGAPRSITVAAPTCTEAGMLSTFAMLQGEGAEAFLQAQNVPFWLQS from the coding sequence ATGGGTAGCCCGTGTGAATTGGTGTTCGACAGCGCCGACGAGCTTACGACGAGCGAACGGCAAAGTCTCCTCGCCGGTCGCGCCGAAGCGTTGCGCATCGAACAGACCTACAGTCGCTATCGGCCAGACAGCGCACTCAGTCGCCTCAATCAAAGCCAGGGGCGGGCCATCAAGGTTGATGCGGAAATGGCATTGCTGCTGGATTTCGCCGACCAATGTTATCGGCTCAGCGATGGCCTTTTTGATGTGACCGCCGGTGCGTTGCGCGCGGTGTGGAAATTCGGCAGCGATGGTCAGACGCAGATGCCCAGTCCCGACGCGGTAGCTGCCTTGCTGCCTCGGGTCGGCTGGCATCGGCTGCGTTGGCAAACGCCAGTGTTGGAGTTGCCGGCGGGCATGGAAATCGATTTGGGTGGCCTTGCCAAGGAGTATGCTGTCGATCGGGTGGTGGCGTTGTTGCAGTCGCAATTAACGCGGGCGTGTTTGGTGAATTTTGGCGGCGATTTGCGCGTCAGTGGACCGCGTGCCAACGCTCAGCCGTGGGTGTTGGGCGTTGAGCAACCGGATGATGTGCGCCGCGCCGCAGCGGTAATTGGCCTGAATCAGGGCGCGTTGGCAACCAGCGGCGACACCCGTCGGTTTTTCGAACACCAGGGCCAACGCTACGGTCACATTCTGAATCCCAAGACCGGCTGGCCGGTGATCGGTGCACCGCGTTCGATAACAGTCGCCGCGCCGACCTGCACCGAAGCCGGCATGTTGTCGACCTTCGCCATGCTGCAAGGCGAGGGCGCGGAAGCGTTTTTGCAGGCCCAAAACGTGCCGTTCTGGCTTCAGTCGTAA
- a CDS encoding endonuclease/exonuclease/phosphatase family protein, producing MAADISFASFNLYNFQKAGLTTHSSVPVIQRDYDGKRDWIRRMLIELDADIVVFQELWHPDCLRDVLAVPELEMYQPQFIADSWYNIAVAMIVRPPWKVAASHTIKQFPFSELIKLDDGDGEDDEVRVSIDRFSRSIIKAQIVHESHRGTPPFTLFACHLKSKLPARISTLPNEYRSAIGSAISTIRRTAEATALRMMLIDQLRGSGTPVVVIGDLNDDPLSNTVSLITDQPTMSNRARGADRSLYSTLFFQQLKSYRDVYYTHEHNSHKSVLDHILVSEEFFEYSSDVIWKHQDTRIWNDHIDDDNPYSTDHGIIRSSFR from the coding sequence ATGGCCGCCGATATCAGCTTTGCGTCGTTCAATCTCTACAATTTTCAAAAAGCCGGTTTAACCACGCACTCCAGCGTGCCAGTGATTCAGCGGGATTATGACGGCAAGCGCGACTGGATTCGTCGCATGCTGATCGAGTTGGATGCCGACATCGTAGTGTTTCAGGAACTCTGGCACCCCGACTGCCTGCGCGATGTGCTGGCGGTGCCTGAACTGGAAATGTACCAGCCGCAATTCATCGCCGATTCCTGGTACAACATTGCCGTAGCCATGATCGTTCGGCCGCCGTGGAAGGTTGCCGCCAGCCACACCATCAAACAATTTCCGTTTTCAGAACTGATTAAACTGGATGATGGCGATGGCGAAGACGATGAAGTCCGCGTCAGTATTGATCGATTTTCCCGCAGCATTATCAAAGCGCAGATTGTTCACGAATCGCATCGCGGCACACCGCCGTTTACGCTGTTTGCCTGTCATCTGAAATCCAAATTACCGGCGCGCATTTCCACTCTGCCGAATGAATATCGCAGCGCCATTGGCAGCGCGATCTCAACCATTCGTCGCACCGCCGAAGCCACGGCATTGCGCATGATGCTGATTGATCAACTACGCGGTTCGGGCACGCCGGTGGTGGTCATCGGAGATTTGAACGACGATCCGCTGAGTAATACAGTCAGTTTGATCACCGACCAACCAACAATGTCGAACCGCGCCCGGGGCGCCGACCGTTCGTTGTACAGCACCTTGTTTTTCCAGCAGCTGAAATCGTATCGGGACGTCTATTACACCCACGAACACAACAGCCACAAAAGCGTGCTCGACCACATTCTGGTGTCGGAAGAATTCTTCGAATATTCCAGCGATGTGATCTGGAAACACCAGGACACCCGCATCTGGAACGATCACATCGATGACGACAATCCGTACAGTACGGACCATGGGATTATCCGGTCGTCGTTTCGATAA